A genomic segment from Fusarium keratoplasticum isolate Fu6.1 chromosome 10, whole genome shotgun sequence encodes:
- a CDS encoding Protein CASP gives MTDAAVEAALATSNEVPAAPTFEGENKFQHAISAWRTIDLTTLVSNLDNTASDIVAYQRDSTVQRKELAQKTKEFRKLDDATKLTEIKGLLKSYQTFIDLLTNHSKSVNSAFLQTYTSFSDAPDPYPLLEASVDSMLLSEDTLPKITEENQRLQESVTNLTSQLEETESRLQTERSARKELEENLDSRVKEVESSWTAVLEEKTDNWEAKEKALEDKLEKQERLLTEMRASYEVNQRLGKNGDDQEAQRSQVSSAELDMLHADLDRTSSRLAEVEARNEQMRLELAQAKSSVQSQPEASLEDDPSYMRMRSENQSMIRKLEAARVEKEGLKRDLDGKLRSIEREVNKLKGERDSLKAKVQKWGDYDEIKQELEVLKSIEFSTGDDDEVREQLESGDAEGNSLERLLLARNKKLGDELTVLRVSHNDLQSRLENLQEELSRTNAELERSQNLNQKLESDLENLQEEGANAFPSGASVAGTYVTRTIGRKSGRISPTSSIISGMDPRMGGEPGERVYGGGSGMLPMVTAQRDRYKKKNTELEQELSDTHRTVSQLRQEVAALQKDNLNLYEKTRYVSTYNRGGGAATSSAYGANPNPSTVSIGETGNPGIALDRYRKAYESNISPFAAFRGRESARAYRRMSLPERVVYSLTRMVLASRTSRNLFAAYCVMLHLLVFLSMYWLSSSDVDRAAHLESAAAAAAAGVAGGGLGSPMDGAPKDPAK, from the exons ATGACGGACGCAGCCGTAGAAGCCGCCCTGGCAACTTCCAACGAAGTCCCCGCGGCTCCTACTTTCGAAGGGGAGAACAAATTCCAGCATGCTATTTCAGCATGGAGGA CCATCGACCTCACCACCCTCGTCTCCAACCTAGACAACACGGCATCCGACATTGTAGCCTATCAGCGAGACTCGACGGTACAACGCAAAGAACTAGCGCAAAAGACCAAGGAGTTTCGCAAGCTCGACGATGCCACCAAGCTTACGGAGATCAAGGGCCTGCTAAAGT CCTACCAAACCTTCATTGACCTTCTTACGAACCACTCCAAGTCGGTCAACTCGGCATTCTTGCAGACATATACCTCGTTCTCTGACGCTCCCGATCCATATCCACTCCTCGAGGCTTCGGTCGACTCGATGCTCCTCTCTGAGGACACCTTGCCAAAAATTACCGAGGAGAACCAGCGTTTGCAGGAAAGTGTCACAAATCTCACTTCCCAGTTAGAGGAGACCGAATCAAGACTACAGACCGAACGATCTGCCCGAAAGGAACTGGAGGAGAACCTCGACAGCCGAGTGAAGGAGGTAGAGTCATCATGGACCGCCGTGCTAGAGGAAAAGACGGACAActgggaggccaaggagaaggcttTGGAAGAtaagctggagaagcaggaACGATTGTTGACTGAGATGCGGGCAAGCTACGAGGTCAACCAGCGATTGGGCAAGAATGGCGATGACCAGGAGGCTCAGCGTAGCCAGGTCTCAAGCGCCGAGCTTGATATGCTTCATGCCGACCTTGATCGCACGAGCTCTCGTCTTGCCGAAGTTGAGGCCCGAAATGAGCAGATGAGACTGGAGCTGGCGCAAGCCAAGTCTTCAGTTCAATCACAGCCCGAGGCCTCTCTCGAGGATGACCCCAGCTATATGCGCATGAGGTCGGAGAACCAGTCCATGATTCGCAAGCTGGAAGCTGCACGCGTGGAGAAGGAAGGTCTCAAGCGAGACTTGGATGGTAAACTACGATCCATTGAGAGGGAAGTGAACAAGTTGAAGGGCGAGAGGGActctctcaaggccaaggtccaGAAGTGGGGCGACTATGATGAAATCAAGCAGGAGCTTGAAGTCCTCAAGAGCATCGAGTTCTCCAcgggcgacgacgatgaagtaCGAGAGCAACTTGAGTCAGGGGATGCGGAGGGCAACTCGCTAGAGAGGCTTCTCTTGGCTCGAAACAAGAAGCTTGGCGATGAGTTGACGGTTCTTCGTGTTTCACACAATGACCTACAGAGTCGCCTGGAGAACCTCCAGGAGGAGTTGTCCAGGACAAATGCTGAGCTAGAACGGTCTCAGAACCTCAACCAAAAGTTGGAGAGTGATCTGGAGAATctccaggaggagggcgCCAATGCTTTCCCGTCAGGAGCCTCTGTGGCTGGCACATATGTCACCCGAACAATTGGCCGCAAGAGCGGCAGAATTTCGCCGACCTCGTCCATTATCAGCGGCATGGACCCCCGCATGGGTGGTGAGCCAGGCGAGCGAGTATACGGAGGTGGCTCAGGCATGCTGCCCATGGTCACGGCCCAGCGTGACCgctacaagaagaagaatacGGAGCTGGAACAAGAGCTTTCAGACACGCACCGGACAGTCTCGCAGCTGCGCCAGGAAGTTGCAGCTTTGCAAAAGGACAACCTGAATCTGTACGAGAAGACGAGATATGTGTCGACCTACAACCGAGGTGGCGGCGCAGCTACGTCCTCCGCATACGGGGCAAACCCGAACCCCTCAACAGTGTCGATTGGCGAGACAGGAAACCCTGGCATCGCCCTGGACAGGTATCGCAAGGCATACGAGTCCAACATTTCTCCATTCGCGGCATTCCGCGGCAGAGAATCTGCTCGAGCGTACAGACGGATGAGCCTTCCGGAGCGGGTGGTGTACTCGCTGACGCGTATGGTTCTCGCCTCGCGAACCAGCCGAAACCTGTTCGCAGCATACTGCGTAATGCTCCACCTGCTGGTCTTCCTATCCATGTACTGGCTCAGTTCGTCAGATGTCGACCGAGCCGCTCACCTGGAGTctgcagcggcggcggcagcagcaggtgTGGCCGGTGGTGGACTTGGCAGCCCAATGGATGGAGCTCCCAAGGATCCTGCCAAGTAG
- a CDS encoding F-box domain-containing protein translates to MPDMMMADAAGLADPPDFEADQRTPETAPPSCDDDASTNADASDLQAWPYDAPSIVWPRDRLPVEIFEIITTHLTRFEVRSLRLVCREFEAKVSAQYFRNVVVPFKSELYSTLGHDRNGVLNRTSSALLSNGMRIFESFGPHIWRFALSLELDEDALAYPPIKPTQEAVPAFWGVYRWPHTTYHRYSDLEGLEQTADETGAMKDALKCLSKVRNLGLCCDAGLGFLSGPDHIARNATTLHPVFATQNWRRAGSEPDQRKRPIVTVGEVTDLVKAMKKPVFENPISFKKTVLQKMVTDAGFQGTQINEAVRMILETEDSNLAAIDFDERASMLNNFEGRRPFSPNRLLADFEPSSDTTKYPLIPSSLTTAQKEMLLELEWAHRAMIQSYVIGLIDNARDGCFQNLTTLTIAKIPSSHVYIFNRHDLWQNLPTLNNVSLGVIADWRRVSKPAPGCVEDRPVSPVEAVEKVYQLLNTYIGAQQNIESLHFEWICGGEFAPGTYQRNHYILPAPFLPMTYLMSATDSPKTHGDSILSLPFVKHLSLKNCWSSPHVLLHMLRFMALSSLEKLELESVSLSGPPTNQTQAPLLQGGMGPNPNAANLLNLFQQVHHGPADQTLLPAHPQPQPQLQLHNPLQPALGDIGIGAHPGGNWAANMIQNMQPLVQPQQQDEQQQDDQQDAQQIPPLNLLSQLNTLIPDSMPAPMETLHQPEWLSWAGIIEHFSPSIKIRDILAEQTASTGATNEDSWFDELVHLDQYLPWVNALEIDEMTYSLKCLSFKSCGYVSVDAPFLNTRGILPHGAQGLSGNANPHNQDLTALMQRCRDKMLGRISPYISSRELFQLINAFGMDIGWENVYDGKTISDAVADGVESPGRGRFSGTIDADYAEVRGTTGHLGNLSNMEGLGSFS, encoded by the coding sequence ATGCCCGATATGATGATGGCCGATGCCGCTGGTCTGGCTGATCCGCCCGACTTTGAGGCGGATCAACGGACTCCAGAAACGGCGCCGCCATCctgcgacgacgacgctTCCACAAACGCTGATGCCTCTGACCTTCAAGCTTGGCCCTACGACGCTCCCTCAATTGTCTGGCCTCGCGACCGGCTGCCCGTCGAAATCTTCGAGATCATCACTACCCATCTCACCAGGTTCGAAGTCAGAAGCCTACGACTCGTGTGCAGGGAATTCGAAGCCAAGGTGTCGGCGCAGTATTTTCGAAATGTCGTTGTACCTTTCAAGTCGGAGCTCTACAGTACCCTGGGCCACGATAGAAACGGCGTTCTCAACCGCACATCGTCAGCTCTGCTTTCAAATGGCATGCGGATCTTTGAATCTTTTGGCCCTCACATCTGGCGCTTTGCTCTGTCgctcgagcttgacgaggatgcctTGGCTTACCCGCCTATAAAGCCTACACAAGAAGCCGTCCCGGCCTTCTGGGGTGTGTATCGTTGGCCACACACCACTTATCACCGGTACTCAGACCTCGAGGGACTCGAACAAACCGCCGATGAAACCGGGGCTATGAAGGATGCTCTCAAATGCTTGTCCAAGGTCAGAAATCTTGGGCTTTGCTGCGACGCCGGCCTCGGTTTTCTCTCAGGACCCGATCACATTGCTCGCAATGCAACCACTCTCCATCCCGTCTTTGCAACTCAAAACTGGCGCCGCGCGGGTTCGGAGCCGGATCAGCGGAAGCGTCCCATCGTCACCGTGGGTGAGGTGACTGATCTCGTCAAAGCCATGAAAAAGCCAGTCTTTGAAAACCCAATCAGCTTTAAGAAAACTGTTCTACAGAAGATGGTCACCGATGCTGGGTTCCAAGGCACTCAAATTAACGAGGCGGTGCGCATGATCCTGGAGACAGAGGACTCCAACCTGGCCGCGATTGATTTCGACGAGAGAGCGTCAATGCTCAATAACTTTGAGGGACGACGGCCATTCTCGCCTAACAGACTGCTGGCTGATTTTGAGCCCTCCTCGGACACTACGAAATACCCACTGATCCCCTCTAGCCTGACGACGGCGCAGAAAGAGatgctccttgagctcgagtGGGCACACCGAGCCATGATTCAGTCTTACGTTATTGGCTTGATTGACAATGCTCGCGACGGTTGCTTCCAGAACCTGACAACTCTTACGATTGCCAAAATCCCTAGCAGCCATGTGTACATTTTCAACCGCCATGACCTCTGGCAAAACCTCCCAACCCTCAACAACGTCTCGTTGGGAGTGATTGCGGATTGGCGACGAGTCTCCAAACCAGCTCCTGGTTGTGTCGAGGACAGACCTGTTTCCCCCGTCGAGGCGGTTGAGAAGGTGTAtcagctcctcaacaccTACATCGGAGCCCAGCAGAACATCGAGAGTCTTCACTTTGAATGGATTTGCGGTGGAGAATTTGCGCCTGGAACATACCAGCGAAACCACTATATCCTCCCAGCCCCTTTTCTCCCAATGACCTATCTTATGAGTGCGACGGACAGCCCCAAGACTCACGGAGATTCTATTCTGAGCCTTCCCTTTGTCAAGCACTTGTCGCTCAAGAACTGCTGGTCATCCCCACATGTGCTTCTGCACATGCTACGCTTCATGGCGCTCTCCTCACTTGAGAAGCTAGAGCTTGAGTCAGTATCGCTCTCGGGTCCTCCCACAAACCAGACCCAggctcctcttcttcaaggcggAATGGGCCCAAACCCGAACGCCGCAAACTTGCTAAATCTATTCCAACAAGTGCATCATGGACCCGCCGATCAGACGCTGCTGCCAGCGCACCCGCAACCGCAACCGCAACTGCAGCTACACAACCCACTGCAGCCGGCCTTGGGTGATATTGGCATTGGGGCTCATCCAGGCGGAAACTGGGCTGCAAACATGATCCAAAATATGCAGCCCCTTGTacagccacaacagcaagATGAACAGCAGCAAGATGACCAGCAAGATGCACAGCAAATACCCCCACTCAACTTGCTGAGCCAACTCAACACCTTGATCCCGGACTCGATGCCTGCGCCAATGGAGACGCTCCACCAACCCGAGTGGCTGTCTTGGGCAGGCATCATTGAGCATTTCTCTCCCAGCATCAAGATTCGCGATATCCTGGCAGAACAGACGGCCTCGACTGGTGCGACAAATGAAGACTCGTGGTTCGACGAGTTGGTTCACTTGGATCAATACCTGCCATGGGTAAACGCCCTCgagattgatgagatgaCGTATTCCCTGAAGTGCCTCTCATTCAAGTCATGTGGCTACGTGTCGGTCGACGCACCCTTCCTCAACACGAGAGGCATTCTTCCTCATGGCGCCCAGGGACTTAGCGGTAACGCTAACCCCCACAACCAAGATCTGACTGCTCTCATGCAACGATGCCGTGATAAGATGCTCGGCCGTATTTCGCCCTACATCTCAAGCCGCGAGCTgttccagctcatcaacgcctTTGGCATGGACATCGGCTGGGAGAATGTCTATGATGGCAAGACGATCTCTGATGCTGTGGCTGACGGCGTCGAGAGCCCTGGGAGAGGTCGCTTCTCGGGGACAATAGATGCCGACTATGCGGAAGTTCGAGGTACAACTGGGCACTTGGGCAACCTTTCCAACATGGAAGGTCTGGGCTCGTTCTCAtag
- a CDS encoding 60S ribosomal protein L17, which yields MVRYAATEIQSSKSARARGAYLRVSFKNTRETAQAINGWKLQRAVAFLENVKEHKEAVPMRRYAGSTGRTAQGKQFGVSKARWPVKSAEFLLGLLKNAESNADAKGLDTGALIVKHIQVNQAPKQRRRTYRAHGRINPYMSNPCHIELILTEAEEVVQKSDAVAERDQHLSSRQRGARLRKAITAA from the exons ATG GTTCGATACGCTGCCACCGAGATTCAGTCCTCGAAGTCGGCCCGCGCCCGCGGTGCCTACCTCCGAGTGTCCTTCAAGAACACTCGCGAGAccgcccaggccatcaacgGCTGGAAGCTTCAGCGCGCTGTTGCTTTCCTCGAGAACGTTAAGGAGCACAAGGAGGCCGTCCCCATGCGACGATATGCCGGCAGCACTGGCCGAACCGCCCAAG GAAAGCAGTTCGGTGTCTCCAAGGCTCGATGGCCCGTCAAGTCCGCCGagttcctcctcggcctcctcaagaACGCCGAGTCCAACGCTGATGCCAAGGGTCTCGACACCGGTGCCCTGATCGTCAAGCACATCCAGGTCAACCAGGCCCCcaagcagcgacgacggaCGTACCGTGCCCACGGTCGT ATCAACCCCTACATGTCCAACCCCTGCCACATCGAGCTCATCCTcaccgaggctgaggaggtcgTCCAGAAGTCCGATGCCGTCGCCGAGCGTGACCAGCACCTCAGCTCGCGACAGCGCGGTGCCCGTCTCCGCAAGGCCATCACCGCCGCTTAA
- a CDS encoding RRNA 2'-O-methyltransferase fibrillarin has product MAPFTPRGGARGGRGGARGGGRGGFGGDRGGFGGRGGARGGRGGGRGAPRGGPRGGARGGRGGGRGGFGGKPGQKGGAKVIVEPHRHPGVFVVRGGKEDGLATRNLTPGESVYGEKRISVDETVQNDDGTTTTTKIEYRMWNPFRSKLCAAIAGGADEIYIKPGSRVLYLGGASGTSVSHVADLVGPTGYVYAVEFSSRSGRDLITMASKRPNVVPIVEDARQPARYRMIVPMVDVIFADVAQPDQARIVAMNANWFLKVGGGVLISIKANCIDSTAPAAEVFANEVQKMRAESIKPKFQLTLEPFERDHCLVAGEYQRYKS; this is encoded by the exons ATGGCACCTTTCACCCCTCGAGGAGGCGCccgtggtggccgtggcGGCGCTCGCGGAGGAGGCCGTGGTGGTTTCGGTGGTGATCGCGGCGGCTTCGGTGGCCGTGGCGGTGCGCGAGGTGGCCGAG gtggtggccgtggtgcTCCCCGTGGCGGTCCCCGCGGTGGTGCTCGAG GTGGTCGTGGCGGCGGTCGCGGCGGCTTCGGTGGCAAGCCTGGCCAGAAGGGCGGTGCCAAGGTCATTGTT GAGCCTCACCGCCACCCCGGTGTCTTTGTCGTCCGCGGCGGTAAGGAGGATGGTCTTGCGACTCGCAACCTGACCCCTGGCGAGTCCGTCTACGGCGAGAAGCGCATCTCTGTCGACGAGACGGTCCAGAACGACGATggtaccaccaccaccaccaagatcgagTACCGCATGTGGAACCCCTTCCGAAGCAAGCTTTGCGCTGCCATCGCTGGTGGTGCCGATGAGATCTACATCAAGCCCGGCTCCCGCGTCCTCTACCTCGGTGGTGCCTCTGGTACCTCCGTCTCCCACGTCGCCGACCTTGTCGGTCCCACCGGCTACGTCTACGCCGTCGAGTTCTCTTCGCGATCCGGCCGTgatctcatcaccatggcttccaagCGACCCAACGTTGTCCCCATTGTCGAGGACGCCCGTCAGCCTGCCCGCTACCGCATGATTGTCCCCATGGTCGATGTCATCTTTGCCGATGTTGCCCAGCCCGACCAGGCCCGTATTGTCGCCATGAACGCCAACTGGTTCCTCAAGGTTGGCGGTGGtgtcctcatctccatcaaggccaactGTATCGACAGCACTGCGCCTGCCGCCGAGGTCTTTGCCAACGAGGTCCAGAAGATGCGAGCGGAGTccatcaagcccaagttcCAGCTCACCCTGG AACCCTTCGAGCGTGACCATTGTTTGGTTGCCGGCGAGTACCAGCGCTACAAGTCCTAA